The nucleotide sequence AAATGGTTTTTGCTTTTAGTTTCGATGATGCTTCTTTCCCTTGAACGAGATAATAATTATCAAATAGTGCATCTCCTGCATCCAGCATAACCGGATTTGCGCCACTTTCTTTTACTTGGTTAACGTATGTTGCTCTTCTGGGCAGACCGCCCAGTGGATTGGCTTTTCAGCCACAGGGGTCAAGTTGACCCCGAACATTTGTTGTAACCAAAAAAGTTAGCTGCTTAGCATCTGGCTGTTTCCCAGAACAAGACCAAAGTCCAAGAATGAGCATGGACCACGAAATTAATTTCAAATTTTTCATACTTAAATTTATCCCTGTTTTCATACGAATCACAAATAAGTATCCCACCGATTACTGTTATGGGTACTTATCCCCCTGATAGTTTTGCTAAAAACCCCTTATCTATTAAAATTTTTAATACCTTTCCCCGAACATTACCTTGGATTAATATTTCATTATTCTTAACTGTTCCACCAACACCACACTGTTTTTTTATGGTTTTTCCCAAATTAGCTAAATCATCTACATTTCCAATAAATCCTTTCACCACTGTAACAATTTTTCCGCCTTTTCTTC is from Candidatus Neomarinimicrobiota bacterium and encodes:
- a CDS encoding translation initiation factor yields the protein MGTLKNTSSIVYSTDPDYAPPEIPQSKTSSSQDFRIHLDRRKGGKIVTVVKGFIGNVDDLANLGKTIKKQCGVGGTVKNNEILIQGNVRGKVLKILIDKGFLAKLSGG